The DNA region TATACATGATGAATGATCGTTCACTCAATTAAGgtaatcataaatatattcaaataaatgaatgttctatttcatattcaatatattcaatattcgaatattgtgcatatatacatattcgaatatttataaattaaggtAAGCCTATACATAAATTCAAAGtcattcatttaaatgaatatttacacataaacaaattcaataacTACACAatcaaatgaatgaatgaacagtcgaataattttattttaaaatttctacctATACCCAAATATTGCAAGTCTATTTTCTTTGATTCCACTCACCAATCGCTCCGGAATCGGGACGTGCGAAGTTGTTATAGAAACCGTCGTATCCTTCATATTCATATTCCCGATTTGGTGCCGTGTTACCTATCAACCAGGATGCGAACGATGTAACTTTCGTCCTGTTTTCGAACGAACTCGGCCAATTGGGCAGTTCCGTATCCTTCGTCGGTTGAACATGTTCGAGTGATAATGTTAGAATAACGACGAGCAATCGGTCCAGTCGCAGGAACATCATGTAGACGACTGAATTCCCCGGTGACGATATCTTTATAGGAAATGAATTTAtcttatcttttttaattatttttccttaCAAAAAGGAAGCTCGTGTTGCACATTTGTGGATATATACCCGGTATGATATTGTCTCATCTGAGGATGACTGGTCCATTCCgatcgacatttattttggtaaaattgtattatattttggtCAATGTATTTTAGAGATCGAGTCGAGGATCAATAAGTGGTTCTTGGCTAATCTTTATTACTTCGATAAAGTGCACTTAATTCCTTGGTATCAGCACAACGGTTGAGTTAGGAGGGACTAGGCCAATACCGTTGTGCAAATAttaggaaaatttatttttaataaacaggtAAACATTTATCAGTATATTGTGaaacatgtaataatttattttttgttgtgttGTGGTAATTTAATGTATCTTTGTTATTAAGCACGAATTTTGTAGatgaatgttaaataaagaaaGAGATGAAccatgttaatgttaataaatgtggatcatttaaataaacacgatTAATTGTTACAATCAAACCAACCACAAATTTAAGATAgtcataaacaataatattttaaagttaagaaCTACGAGtagtaacaaaaattttgagaaaataattaataattttaaaaagtttttaataatattgtaaattttactgaatttatcttttttaaaggaGGCCCACACAAAAAAAGATATTATGTCACATTTCACATCTTGTTGATAGGTGTTATTGACTTTAAGATATTCTGTATATCATTATGTCAACTATgcagaaaatgtattttgataGTCTGTCTGAAAGCAAAATTCCCAGTACATTTTATAACCGCCAGTCAATATTTAAAgctaattttagattattggATAAGATTATACCGGATTTggaaatcataatatttttaatgtgaatcTACGTAACAATTGTGATACTATAGACATTGATATTTCCTTTACTTCTCTATAAATCTCTCGTGAATTAGCCTAATGAATCACCCACCCTGTGTATACAGTggtaaatttcaaatagaCGATCAACCTTGTTAGTTGTAATAGATAAAACTGAAAGATTGTTTTTCATAACTGAGACTGGTTTattgtaaaagtaaaaattttaattggaaaattaaaatttgttattgccTCTATTCATTTCGTTATCATTTGTTGGCGAAAATAGGTAAGTTCACCatttaaaagagaaaaaaacaaGATACAACAATGTTAAGATGATcacaaacaattatattttaaagttgagcCATGAGCAGTACCAAAAAATTTAaggcaataattttaaaaagctcaagcttttagtaatattgtaaattttattgaatttatatttatgtaaaaaaatgtgataCGAGGTTTtagttttgatattaaatttcattcaaatctTGTTCATAATTGTCATTAAGgaactgataaaaataaattgtttaaatgttttttgtgcTAAGGAAAAATTGTCAGTACACTTTTTACCACCAgtcaataattaaagttaattttaaaatagtgataaataaaattgttgtaaaaatgctttgaaatttattatcctGGATTTGGaaacaataatgtttttttaatgtgtaccaataatcaatattacaaTTGTGGTActacagacattttaattggTCACTCCatatgtgaatttttttttaatataaataaatgagaaCAAGACTAGAAATCTCTGGTGAATTAGATGAGTAGACCTgttatgtcaaattttaaagagatcAACTTCGTCAGTTGTAATAGATAAACTgatattttgtcaaatttttcataatttttgtctGGTTTAATGAAAAagctacataaatttaaattttattaaattaaaacaattatttgttgcaattaatttattttaatagctaTAATTTGTaccaaaaaattttagaaaataattaataattttaaaaagctcgaagcttttaatattttaaatttgaattagcCAGATGAATCACCGTATAATGTGCATATAGCCATTATTATAGCCACTTATTAATGAGTTATAGACCTGTTGATATCAAATTTCAGATAGATAATCAACTTgaatttggtttattttaaaagcttgatgaaaaagtttaaatttgttactgtgtgtaacaatattttgtacatacatGATGTTTTCTGgtataaagataaatttagtaaaatttacaatatttatcttGTTGTGTAAATAACAATGAAAAGAATGCTCAAACTtatctatataataaaatcaactttttcgaaaataaaatttatgcaaattgtcgtttatttaaataatgatagtGTATCAATCTATCAATTCATAAATAGGTTTACAATATTTGTGATGTTCGAGGTCTGAACAATAAATTCTCGAAACTAACATGGGCTCCCATATTGAGTAAATATTATGTCGACCAAAaggataaatgaataaaacacctctaattttataatacatatattgccgtttcaaaatttcaaataaaacaatttaaataagataaataataaaaaaataatctaaaaagtaATATCCCTTACatattcattatatataaataaattaatcacagAATTTTAGAGTTACATTAAAACTTAGCAggtattgtttcaattttgattAGCATTCAACATATTCATTTAACATAGTGATGTAACTATCTCGGCttgagattaattttaaacaatttttaaatgttcaatatatacatataatatcaggaacaaaacaattataaataaaaatatttaaggtaCAAATTTATCAACTAACACTGAGAAATCATgactacataaaaatttatataattaattacatttataactaACATATCTTTGGACAATTGaccattcttttttaattacttactaataaaaacaattccaaaacaaaaaaataaaattatttaatacttcaaCCAACCAATAGTTAACAATTTGGCACGGACGAATCCAACGCAATTCAACGGTGCCAAACATCTATAAAACTGAAGCccccttttaatttaattttttttttgtgactAACGCTTGTTTGTTCATGACGGCTAATTTCAAGTGAATTTCAAAAGAATGGCGCCTTTAAGTCTTTCAAGTTTCACCATAATTGAGCACATAAAATCTAAATCAATCACTTTTTAAACTGGGTCACTCGGGTTGGCACTAGTTAGCGGCTGTTGAGCCTGGAACACACAAAAGGGAAACtccaattgaaaaatttgtgaaattataataagcggGAACAGATTTACATTTTGTCTTTTTTAAGGGAGCGGGGGTAACAAGAGCaggcaaaaataaaacaaaagtggGATAACAATGAAATGATGTGGAGAATTAAAGGGCACAGTAACAAAAGCTGTTTACTCACCGATTTATGTGATATCATGACGCgtgtaacaaaattataatatagaaaCGAGTTCTGAATGAAATAATgggttaataataaacaatcgaGGTAAGTAACGAGCATAAACATCCCATTGAGAATTAGGGGTGGATGGTTGTACTCGCAGTTGTACattcacaataattaaatgtttttgttatatatacaaaCAACATTAAGACAAATTTAAAGCACACATACATGAAATATCTACCAGTTAGTACTTActtatagtaataaataatactttttcctTAAGTTAATCTTTTATAGCCTTAAGTGAGCTATGTGTAAATGTTGGCACagcattttctttaataaatagattacaaaaatattacaatcgcAATCCAATAGAAAGCTAATACTGATGGAcaatagtatatttattattattattataaaaatgtcactTGTTcgttaagaataatttttagttaatggCGAAATATCAACACATCATACAAAGCACgagtttaataaatgaaacattaaataCAGTCACTATACTACTTAGgcgtttaatttattggacGTATTAGGGGAGGTTTTATAGGCCCTTGGTACTACTTCACtacttaatcaattaaaattaaacgtgcGTGTAGGACGTTTTGATATTTCCACACAATACGCTCCATAAAAACGGAAAAATCCTAATAAATTTTCCTTCTAGCTAAAAATGACGTAAACCTGACAACTGCCTGAAATTACAAAACTGTACTTGAATGGAGAGTCTCCAGAAACAACATAAAACTTGAGCTATGTACAagtcaaatattaatagttaatgCTAATAATAGAATCAAAAACCAGAGTAACGTCTTAAGCCTTATAGTAATGAATATGCATATATGagtcttttgttttattttttttaattaatatttattttaacagtggACTGATTATCTCGAAGCCGAATTGTTATAATCCAAAGCTAATGCTCTTACCTCCTCTCCCACCGTACTTAAATAGGGTCGCGGGCTCTGGAACTGGTTCTTCTCCAGTGAGAACTGATCCTCGGTCGTTTTTCTGTAAACCGGATTGTCGAAGTTCATCGACGTTATGTTGCGGTGGTTGTAGTGTCTGTACAGCAGGTAAACCCCCTGAAACGGACGTAAGTCAGTTAATCCAATTTGTTTGGCGGTACTGAAGGTACTTACTCCTCCAACGATAAATGCCACGACCAAAAATATCAGGATCGATATGCCAGCTATCATTCCGTGATCTGAGGACTCGGACATCACGCCTGTGGGATGGGACGAGTTGCCGTGACCTGCAAGTTAAATGAGTTAACATCCAGCTACTACAACACCTTAGGTAACACACAACAAAAggaaactaaaactaaatatgtACAAAGTAAAAATGAGACTACATACAACAACAGAACACTAACTTGTAactaaaagaaacaaaagaacAAAGACGTAGTGTGTAGATGTGGTTAAATAGAAAACGTTGTactataatacatatttacagGTAGACTTTTGAGTCTACTTGGACACCCCCCCAAAACCGCAGAAGACGCATAATTGTTAGTGATAGACCAGCACCGGGAGtggaaaaagcaaaaaaagtCGCAGCGTCTTGTACTCACTCATTGTAACCGATTCAGTTTGTGTGGTCATTTCTGTGACGGTCACAGAATATGGTGTTGTGGTGGGTATGTTTTCcgctaaataaaaattaaataagaactaTTCAACAACACGATAGGTGCTAGTGGGTACTTACGTTTCTCCACACACGTGCGACCGTTGGTGATCATCCGCAGGTTCTCCGGGCATGCGCAGGAAATCTTGGGTGAGTGTGAGTTTATCTGGGGGGCGGGCAGGCAGAGATGGGAGCAGTGGCCGTTCACCGCCTGACAGTGGTTCTCGCCGTCCGGCTGGCGGTACGGGTGGTACACGTGGATGACCATCGGGTTCTCCAACTAAAACGTTACAACACGACGCTTTAAGATGTTCCATGtcagaattttagaatttttaccatttccgtGGCTGTAACCGCTGTCACGTTCTTGCCGGTGAACTTATTTGCCTTGAAGACGGCCGCCCTGTCCCAATCCGTCCAGTAGACCCAGTCCTCGAACGTCGTTATGGAAAATGGATGCCTGAGGGAGTCTGGTGAGAACAGTACCACCCTCCTGTTCTTACCGTCGTAGTCACAGTTGGAGATGACGTTTAACTTGGCATCCACCCAATAGACCTTCCTCTTGACGATGTCCAAGGTTAGGCCGTTAGGCCACATGACGTCGTAACTGACGATGGTCTGCCTGTGGGTGCCGTCCATTCCTGCACGTTCTATCTTAGCGTCGCTACCCCAGTCAGTCCAGAACATCCAGCCGTCGATTGGGTTCAAGGCAATAGCCCTGGGTTCCTCCAGCTCGTCCTTTATGAGCACCAGTCGCATCGTACCGTCGAAGTTGGCCAGCTCTATGGTGTTCCTGCCCGTATCCGTCCAGTAGATGTGGTTGTAAATCCAGTCCACAGCCAAACCGTCGGACGTGGTGATGTCGTTGGTGATCACCACCTTCCTGTCGTTACCCTCATCAATCGGAGCCTTGTAGATCTTCTTATCGGTGACGTCGCTCCAGAAAATCATGCCGGTCCTGAACACAAAGTCCAACGCGGTGGCCGAATTGGTTTCGTTAACGATGCTGGTCATTTCGTGATGGTCAAGCGATATTTTGCGGATGTCCCGTTTTCTGGCGAACAAAAGTGAGGCGTGGCCCTCGATTGCCTTGCATTTGGTCAGGTCGCGTGGGTCTCTCATGTAGCCCTGTTCGCATTCGCATTTGTAGCCGCCCTTGTCGTTTATGCAGATTTGCGAACAACTGCCCGGTATCTCGCACTCGTTCACGTCTGAAAAATgtacaatgaaataatttaataaataaaatattctcctaaaatatcatatatcaAACCATCATTTGaatgagattttttatatttaaagtcggttttatgtaacaaaaatattatttatgataaatatctgataattaattattaaaattttgattatacaGGTAATtatcaacttttatttatttatttatgctaAATATCGGATAAAGAACAAAAACTGATAATTGtccagataattatttaaattatatatacatttagatagatagataattatcaaattttatatattcaaacatatttaaaattggtaagaaaataaaataatatttatgttaaatattggacaagtataaaaaattgctaattgtacagataattatcaaattataaatattccaaaCTATAATTCCTGCTTATTCTTATGagatgtatattaaaaataggataattatcaaaaattgattattgtccagataattaccaaatttaatatattcaaaaccattaatcttgtttatttaaatgagatCTTGCATAAATAAAgtctgtaatataaaaaacaaaattatttatgataattataagaTAATTGTCATAATATGACAATTGTccagattattattaaattttatgtattgaaAACCATTATttctacttattttaataaaaacatttcaagttggaaagataaaaaaataattattatttattattaattatttattatattggataaatatcaaaaattgacaattatcaagataattatcaaattttatatattcaaaattattattcttgtgtattttaataagattctacatatttaaagttagtaagataatattatttatgaaaaaatgttaaaaattgataattgtccagataattaccaaatttgaaatattcaaaaccattaatcgtatttatttaaatcagatcttgcatatttaaagtttgtagtgtaaaaacaatattatttatgaaaaatatcagataattatcaaaaactgATAATTACCCAGATAATCATCAACTTTTATGTATTCAAAAGCATTATttctacttattttaataaaaaattaaacatttcgagttggtaaaataaaaaataattattattattatttattatattggataaatatcaaaaattggcAATTATCAAGATAATTCTtgtgtattttaaagttagtaagataagaatataatattatttatgataaatgtttgtttatttaaatgaaattttgcatGTTTAAAgtctgtaaatataaaaaacaatattatttatgataaatgtcggataattatcaaaaactgataattatccagttaattataaaattttatatattcaaaattgatgtttatatatatatatatatatatatatatatatatatatatatatatatatatataatatatatatatatataagataagaaaagaaaatattatttataacatatattggataattatcaaaaattaataattgtccagataattatcaaattttatatattcaaaactatCATTTTGGTTATTCTAATGAATTCTTGTGTACTGAAAGTGTGTAAAgacaaaaaatagaattatttatgatagtCACTGGATAAGTAAAAATTGATCATTAttcagataattattattaataataatatttataataaatatcagaaCATGAACAAAAATTGCCAATTGATAATTGGTTAGATAATAATcgattatctatttttatatattcaaaactttttgtttgtttatttcttgAAAGAGGTGCAAGATAATTAATcttatgtataataaacacTAGATTATCAACAAAAGATATTTCccagataattatcaattttttattgtacttttaaactattattttgctttttttcaaGATAATTAAAGTCAgcgcaatataaaaaataatatcaaaaattgataattgatctaaattatcaaattttatatattggatTCATTTTAATGAGATCTTTCAGACTTAAAgtagaaatgaaataaaaatttaaattcctgaCAAGTCATAACGCGATTAATAACTGATAATTATCTAGGTATaagtaacaaaacaattatcaaGATGATGACAGTCAAAAGAAAACGCTGTATATCCAGGTAGTTTAAATCATTTGACTTGCCTTTGCAGTTTTTGCTGTCAACAAGCTTATAACCAGGATAACAGTCACAGTAATAGCCAGCTCTTGTGTCATTACAAATCTGTGAACATCCTCCGTTATCCTCCAAACACTCATTCTTCCCACATTTATCCCTTGGTTCGTCCTCCCATTTGGGACAGTCCTGCTTTCCGTCACACACCTGCTCGATCGGGATGCAAGTGCCACCACCGCAGTCGAACTGCTTCCTTGGGTCACACTTCGGATTGGGTTTCTCTGCAAGAATATCATCAATGTCGGAACTAAATATGACGAACAACAACCTACCGCAGTCAACTTCATCGAAACCGTCGGGACAGTCGTTCCTGCCGTTGCACTGCAGGTACCCGGCGATGCAGGTGCGATCGTTGCACTGGAACTGGTCGGCGCCACACGTGATGTTCGCACAGTTGTCCGGCGACTCGTCAGAACCATCCGGACAATCTCTGGTGCCGTCGCACAGCCAACGCTTGTGGATGCAAGTCAACCGGTCTGCGCACTCGTACTCCTCGTGCAGACAAAACGACGTGGTCACCTTCATGCTTTGGCATCCCTGAAACAAGCAGTACAAATAGTAGTACCACAGCACCGCACCTCGGCGTAGTCGGGTTGCCTACCTGCTCGTCGCGGCCGTCGATGCAGTCGTACTCCCCGTCGCACCGCCACTTGTTCGAGATGCACACCTTCTCCGTGCACTGGAACTCGTTCTCGGTGCACGTGACCGGCGGACAGCCCTTCTCGTCCGAGCTGTCGCCGCAATCGTTGTCCTGGTCGCACACCCAACGCTTCTGGATGCACTTGCCGTTCTTGCAGGTGAACTCGTCCGATCTGCACGTCTCATCTGAACGCAAACGGGGAATCAACACAGCACTTTAAGGTGTAAGACGGGTACTTACTGCAAGCCTTCTCGTCACTGGCGTCCGAACAATCAGGCGTGTCGTCGCACATCCACGTCAACGGTACACATTCGCCTGGTGCTGATCTGCACGTGAACTCGTCCACACCGCAGTCTTTTTTCTCTGGAATTGAACGAACTGTTAGCGGGGAAGGTGTCGATGGGCGGCGGGTACTTACGGCATATGCTTTCGTCTTCGTCGCTGCCGTCCGTGCAGTCTTTCTGTTTATCACATTGCCAGTGGCCGGGTATACATCGGCCGCCTGTACATCTGAATTCGTTTTTCGCACAGGTCACGTTCTctgcaacaaaaaattttattagagctGATTCTTGTAAGCAAGCGACTTgagttatttatgaaatatataaatgaacaTCCTCGTATTATTTACAAGgagaaaatactaaatttcaacaataatattaaatataatgtcataaattaaataaataattgaataataagacaattattaaatgacaCGGTCTACCATAGGCTCTGTTATTCCTTTTTTATGAAGaatataaacttaaacaataataataataataatactaaatgaataatgaatcaaTTACTAAATACATATTGCTAATCAATTCAAGTGAcgtgaataatttatgaaaaaaaatcataatattcttaaattgaataatgagAATATTACTAAACGATACACATTATTATTCAAtcgatttcttaaatttgtactattatttataaattgtactgaaatttaaaaaaactgttgTATTTATCTTCTATAAGTAAGTGACGTGAATAAATCATGAaacaactatttaataaacttcttaataaaatttattaagtggaaatttaaaagacaataatcctaatataattttttataataaaatattacatcttatatcagaaaattaatttattattaaattagttacaatttacatttttgaccTATACCAATTGAGTAATGAGGCTATTACAGTACATACACGTTATTATCCATTCAATCtttcaaatttgtataatatacataCTCCTACTTAATTAGTaacgtttaaaattagtagaaattgataaaatctgAAACTCTTCTTACCAATTTATCTTTTACAGGTAAGTTACGTGAATAATTTAGGAAACAGCTGAATAATAaacttcttaataaaatttattaggaaGAAAATTGACTACTGACTTCAAACGACAATAATACatatacacatatatatatatatatatatatatatatatatatatatatatatatatatatatatatatacgagaCCATTACTAAATGAATACACATTATTACTAAATAGATctttcaattttgtataacattCATTctgccattttatttataatgtttaaaattagtagaaatagataaaatttgaaactcttcttataaatttatctccTACAAGTAAGTgatgtgaataatttataaaacagctGAATAATAAActccttaataaaatttattagacaaaaatttgaatactattaatttattattaaattagttataatttaacatttatgacCTATACCAATTGAGTGATGTGgctattattaatgaatacacGTTATTACTGAATAgatctttcaatttttattctaccattttatttgtaatgtttCAAATTAGTAGAAATTGATCAAATCTGAAActcttcttataaatttatcttctACAGGTAAGTGAcgtgaataatttatgaaatagttgaataataaatttcttaataaaatttcttaagagGAAACTTGACTACTGACTTcacacaacaataataatatatattttttaaaataaaatattatgtcttatcagaaaattaatttattatcaaatttaacacTGACATTAATAACCTATACCAATTGAGTAATGTGCCCATTACTAAATGAATACACATTATTACTGAATAAACCTTTCCATtttgtataacatttattctaccattttatttgtaacatctaaaattagtaaaaattgataaaatcttgaaattcttcttataaatttatcttctACAAGTAAGAgacatgaataatttatgaaacagCTGAATAATAAACttcgtaataaaatttactaagaGGAAACTAActtcaaacattaataatatattttttttttaataaaatattatgacttATGTCAGAAAAtgaattagtattaaattagctataatttaatactgaCATTTATGAACTGTATTAACTGAATAATGAGACCATTACTAATTGAATAATACACGTTactactattttatttgtaaccaTTAAAAACAGTAGTAGttgacaaaatttacaattatttatcttctataaatgacataaataatttaggaaaataaataaataaaatttattaaaaggaaaattcACAAAAcgacaattataataatataaattaatttaataaaatatgacaaattagaaaatttatttattacaaaattagtaatttaacacTGACATTAATGACCTATATCAATTGAATAATGAGGTCATTACTAAATAGATACACGTCtgatttgtcaaatttaaatataacattagcACTGCTTTTCTTAATGTTTATTAGCTTCcggaaatactaaaatataatagactTTTGTCacttatctaataaaaatattcataacaaatttcaattgtgTCAGTTGAACCTAAAATTGGCACATTTCTTTgcgtttatataattttttttaatgaacatgTTGCGGACTAAGTTTAGTAtacaatatgtaaataaatattatctgcCTCATGTGCAAGttttattcttattgtttaatattatgttttgttttaatctaTCTTGGGATGAGTGTATACAATATGAAGTGTCAGCGTTTAACATTTTGCCTTCTTGTAGTCAAAACAACAATACAACAAGCCCGAAAAAGAACTGCACCGACACTTAATCGATAACAATATAAGTAAATGATAAAACGTGtgatttctaattttagaTTCGACCAGTGATTTggttgttttaaaacaaaagatgACCCATCTCGGAGACCACACGAAGTGATTTTTTAATCGTCTGTAGGAAAACCTGCTGAATGCCTTTATTGTtttcaagtaattaaaatcaaaatgaatCAACGTCGTATAACAATCGCACGGTCAATTTATTAGTATGACTGATTAACCTTTTCTCAAGTTAAATTGACGAAAATTGAATTGACCCCAGATAATCCATTGACTTGAGACGTGACCACGACGAAAATCTACAcgaacataaaaaacaaagataACAGACAATACAAATacggttaattaatttcgattaCTTCCCAAATATCGCCCGTTAaagtgtgttttaattaatttttggtgcGATGAAGCAACAGCCCGGGCGGCGT from Aethina tumida isolate Nest 87 chromosome 1, icAetTumi1.1, whole genome shotgun sequence includes:
- the LOC109594905 gene encoding very low-density lipoprotein receptor isoform X3 is translated as MVPRIWNALVLGNLILCHLLCAASATKDFNSEQEISCSEKLFQCANKQCIPTTFVCDGEADCQDGSDENPVECPKNVTCAKNEFRCTGGRCIPGHWQCDKQKDCTDGSDEDESICQKKDCGVDEFTCRSAPGECVPLTWMCDDTPDCSDASDEKACNETCRSDEFTCKNGKCIQKRWVCDQDNDCGDSSDEKGCPPVTCTENEFQCTEKVCISNKWRCDGEYDCIDGRDEQGCQSMKVTTSFCLHEEYECADRLTCIHKRWLCDGTRDCPDGSDESPDNCANITCGADQFQCNDRTCIAGYLQCNGRNDCPDGFDEVDCGRLLFVIFSSDIDDILAEKPNPKCDPRKQFDCGGGTCIPIEQVCDGKQDCPKWEDEPRDKCGKNECLEDNGGCSQICNDTRAGYYCDCYPGYKLVDSKNCKDVNECEIPGSCSQICINDKGGYKCECEQGYMRDPRDLTKCKAIEGHASLLFARKRDIRKISLDHHEMTSIVNETNSATALDFVFRTGMIFWSDVTDKKIYKAPIDEGNDRKVVITNDITTSDGLAVDWIYNHIYWTDTGRNTIELANFDGTMRLVLIKDELEEPRAIALNPIDGWMFWTDWGSDAKIERAGMDGTHRQTIVSYDVMWPNGLTLDIVKRKVYWVDAKLNVISNCDYDGKNRRVVLFSPDSLRHPFSITTFEDWVYWTDWDRAAVFKANKFTGKNVTAVTATEMLENPMVIHVYHPYRQPDGENHCQAVNGHCSHLCLPAPQINSHSPKISCACPENLRMITNGRTCVEKRHGNSSHPTGVMSESSDHGMIAGISILIFLVVAFIVGGGVYLLYRHYNHRNITSMNFDNPVYRKTTEDQFSLEKNQFQSPRPYLSTVGEEAQQPLTSANPSDPV
- the LOC109594905 gene encoding very low-density lipoprotein receptor isoform X1; this encodes MVPRIWNALVLGNLILCHLLCAASATKDFNSEQEISCSEKLFQCANKQCIPTTFVCDGEADCQDGSDENPVECPKNVTCAKNEFRCTGGRCIPGHWQCDKQKDCTDGSDEDESICQKKDCGVDEFTCRSAPGECVPLTWMCDDTPDCSDASDEKACNETCRSDEFTCKNGKCIQKRWVCDQDNDCGDSSDEKGCPPVTCTENEFQCTEKVCISNKWRCDGEYDCIDGRDEQGCQSMKVTTSFCLHEEYECADRLTCIHKRWLCDGTRDCPDGSDESPDNCANITCGADQFQCNDRTCIAGYLQCNGRNDCPDGFDEVDCGRLLFVIFSSDIDDILAEKPNPKCDPRKQFDCGGGTCIPIEQVCDGKQDCPKWEDEPRDKCGKNECLEDNGGCSQICNDTRAGYYCDCYPGYKLVDSKNCKDVNECEIPGSCSQICINDKGGYKCECEQGYMRDPRDLTKCKAIEGHASLLFARKRDIRKISLDHHEMTSIVNETNSATALDFVFRTGMIFWSDVTDKKIYKAPIDEGNDRKVVITNDITTSDGLAVDWIYNHIYWTDTGRNTIELANFDGTMRLVLIKDELEEPRAIALNPIDGWMFWTDWGSDAKIERAGMDGTHRQTIVSYDVMWPNGLTLDIVKRKVYWVDAKLNVISNCDYDGKNRRVVLFSPDSLRHPFSITTFEDWVYWTDWDRAAVFKANKFTGKNVTAVTATEMLENPMVIHVYHPYRQPDGENHCQAVNGHCSHLCLPAPQINSHSPKISCACPENLRMITNGRTCVEKPENIPTTTPYSVTVTEMTTQTESVTMSHGNSSHPTGVMSESSDHGMIAGISILIFLVVAFIVGGGVYLLYRHYNHRNITSMNFDNPVYRKTTEDQFSLEKNQFQSPRPYLSTVGEEAQQPLTSANPSDPV